The following proteins are co-located in the Odocoileus virginianus isolate 20LAN1187 ecotype Illinois unplaced genomic scaffold, Ovbor_1.2 Unplaced_Scaffold_18, whole genome shotgun sequence genome:
- the TEX28 gene encoding testis-specific protein TEX28 — translation MQTEYTKGPTATLSSGIPSCRSLSSSEDGPSGHSILSDGELTRNVQDSIKHRILYLSEQLRVEKASRNENTVCYLKLVSKADQHQAFHIRQAFEKVNQRTSATIAQIERRLRQCHQQLQELEEGCRRKGLVLGTKSSLENNCKQPREKALCAEPPRPGGEDCSSSDLSTVIRHVPLQTHFPACQQQKSLGNKCGAQPRALLGQKMKEELREVKMVHLSLQGSYQSLREQYLTNLQASLESLQEEKSSFTVFLLQEVMETFKNRVGKLEALQQVTQLGLMEHPQSWPQDILCHLKSLLLTLATVLLVLLSGTCACPLLLLHLRLHACTVLLLLGLSILAWQKWHAIPA, via the exons ATGCAGACAGAATACACCAAGGGCCCGACTGCCACCCTCTCCTCCGGTATACCCTCCTGCAGATCCCTGTCATCCAGCGAGGATGGCCCCAGTGGCCACTCCATCCTTTCAGATGGGGAGCTGACTCGAAACGTACAGGACAGCATCAAGCACCGTATCCTCTACCTCTCAGAGCAGCTGAGGGTGGAGAAGGCCAGCCGCAATGAGAACACAGTGTGCTACCTCAAGCTGGTATCCAAGGCCGACCAGCACCAGGCCTTCCACATCCGGCAGGCCTTCGAGAAGGTGAACCAGCGAACCTCTGCCACCATCGCCCAGATCGAGCGAAGGCTCCGCCAGTGTCACCAGCAGCTGCAGGAACTAGAGGAGGGCTGCAGGCGCAAGGGCTTAGTGCTGGGGACCAAAAGCAGCCTGGAGAACAACTGCAAGCAGCCCCGTGAGAAGGCTCTGTGTGCAGAGCCCCCCCGGCCAGGTGGAGAAGACTGCTCATCCAGCGACCTGTCCACCGTCATCAGACACGTCCCTCTGCAGACTCACTTCCCAGCCTGCCAGCAGCAGAAGTCCTTGGGGAACAAGTGTGGGGCCCAGCCACGAGCCCTGCTGGGGCAGAAGATGAAGGAAGAGCTGAGAGAAGTGAAGATGGTCCACTTGAGCCTGCAGGGGTCCTACCAGAGCCTCAGGGAGCAGTATCTGACCAACCTGCAGGCATCACTGGAGTCCCTTCAGGAGGAAAAGTCCAG CTTCACTGTCTTCCTCCTGCAGGAGGTCATGGAGACCTTTAAGAACCGTGTGGGCAAGCTCGAGGCTCTGCAGCAGGTGACCCAGCTGGGGCTGATGGAGCACCCGCAGAGCTGGCCCCAGGACATCCTGTGCCACTTGAAGAGCCTGCTGCTGACGCTGGCCACAGTGCTCCTGGTCCTGCTGTCCGGCACTTGTGCCtgccccctgctgctgctgcactTGCGCCTGCACGCCTGCACTGTGCTCCTGCTCCTTGGGCTCAGCATCCTGGCCTGGCAGAAGTGGCACGCCATCCCTGCCTGA